The Streptomonospora litoralis genome window below encodes:
- a CDS encoding carboxymuconolactone decarboxylase family protein, protein MQARLDLMASPLAAEFGKHLVAAARVLQESALPEATQELVKLRASQINGCGFCTDMHTKDAAHAGESSTRLNLVAAWREATVFTGAERAALELTEQGTRTADAAGGVTDQAWADAAEHYDQEQLAALVCAISLINAMNRANIIVGQPAGDYRPGAFA, encoded by the coding sequence ATGCAAGCCCGATTGGACCTCATGGCCAGCCCGCTCGCCGCCGAGTTCGGCAAGCACCTCGTCGCCGCGGCACGCGTGCTCCAGGAGTCGGCGCTGCCCGAAGCGACGCAGGAGCTGGTGAAGCTGCGCGCCAGCCAGATCAACGGCTGCGGCTTCTGCACCGACATGCACACCAAGGACGCCGCACACGCCGGCGAGTCCTCGACCCGGCTCAACCTGGTCGCGGCCTGGCGGGAGGCGACGGTGTTCACCGGGGCCGAGCGCGCCGCTCTGGAGCTCACCGAGCAGGGCACCCGCACCGCCGACGCGGCCGGCGGCGTCACCGACCAAGCCTGGGCCGACGCCGCCGAGCACTACGACCAGGAGCAGCTGGCCGCACTGGTGTGCGCCATCTCCCTCATCAACGCCATGAACCGCGCCAACATCATCGTCGGCCAGCCTGCCGGAGACTACCGGCCCGGCGCCTTCGCCTGA
- a CDS encoding ATP-binding protein, translating to MFSRIAIVNRGEAAMRLIHAVRDIAAETGARIETVALHTDVDRAAAFVREADLAYDLGPASARPYLDLKALERALVETGADAAWVGWGFVAEDPAFAELCEQIGVAFVGPGADAMRRLGDKIGAKLIAEEAGVPVAPWSRGPVETLEDARAAAAATGYPLMLKATAGGGGRGIRVITDESELDDAFERTSQEAARAFGSGVVFLERLVTGARHVEVQVIADGQGSAWALGVRDCSVQRRNQKIIEESASPVLRPEQAAELKASAERLALAVGYRGAATVEFLYHPGEELFAFLEVNTRLQVEHPITESTTGFDLVKAQLQVASGAKLEGGPPQERGHAIEARLNAEDPDRDFAPSPGRIARLELPAGPGVRVDTGVAEGDTIPTDFDSMIAKIIAYGRDRDEALGRLRRAMAQTTVIIEGGATNKSFVLDLLERPEVVGAQADTGWIDRVRGQGGLVSHRHSAVALAAAAIEAYEEEERVEKQRLLSTAFGGRPQVQHESGRPLDLKLRGVGYRVRIARIGAHRFRIGVEAGEAVRSADVELERFDRHTGQITVNGTRYRLLTDTHGPTHLVEVDGVTHRVSRDEGGVLRSPVPALVVATPLQVGAEVEAGAPVLVLESMKMETVLRAPFKARLKECLVSVGGQVATGAPLLRLEPLADDAAEEAEDAGAVELDLPEAAGEAPLKEQLARGREDLRSLLLGFDGDPHDDGRLLEDYLAARREAAAQDRRPLAEEVELVGVFADIAELSRNRPAGEDGGGDTRVHSPREHFHTYLQSLDVERAGLPEAFQAKLATALGHYGVADLERSPELESAVFRIFLAQQRIGADAAVVAALLRTWLREPPPDATLREPVGLVLERLVAATQVRFPVVADLARGVVFAWFGQPLLRRNRARVYADVRKHLRHLDADPHAPDRAERIAEMVASTEPLVRLLGRRLERDDLDNAVMLEVLTRRYYGNKGLTGVRTAEAAGCTFVVAHRAGSCVASAAVGFEALGSALRGLAELARTEDAVDADIYLAWENQPADADAMAAALQEAVDAHPLPERVRRVTATVAGSRGAVMHHHFTFRHSASAMSEQRLIRGLHPYIAQRMQLERLHKFDLTRLPSSDEEVYLFQCVARDNPSDDRLVAFTQVRDLTELREHDGRLVALPTAEDAVAACLDAIRRAQSRRPPKKRFNTNRIVVYVWPPSDLTRAELETIAGRVLPTTAGAGLEEIEFIARQRDRATGELAKIAVRVSFDAAGGSELTVGEPSEEPVEPLDDYRQKVLRASSRNTVYPYELAKLLGEFAEYDLDDDGALSPVERPKGANTAGIVTGVVTTPTGRHPQGVTRVVLMGDPTKSLGALSEPECRRVIAALDLAERMGAPLEWYALSAGARISMDSGTENMDWVAAALKRIVEFTQDGGEINIVVAGINVGAQPYWNAEATMLMHTKGILVMTPDSAMVLTGKQSLDFSGGVSAEDNFGIGGYDRVMGPNGQAQYWAPNLAGARDVLMSHYAHTYIAPGEEAPRPAATTDPRGRDVSDFPHTAEGSDFTSVGEIFSAQANPDRKKPFDIRTVMRALSDQDHPALERWAGMADADTAAVQDVHLGGMPVCLLGIESQAVARRGFPPTDGPDAYTAGTLFPRSSKKAARAINAASGNRPLVVLANLSGFDGSPESMRKLQLEYGAEIGRAIVNFRGPIVFCVISRYHGGAFVVFSKALNPNMTVLALEGSYASVLGGAPAAAVVFSGDVGSRTAADARVRELEARVEEASGTDRAALSAELDEMRTSVRAEKLGEVAAEFDRVHDIRRAVEVGSVDAVIGAAELRPRIIEAIEARLG from the coding sequence GTGTTCAGTCGAATCGCCATCGTCAACCGTGGTGAGGCCGCGATGCGGCTCATCCACGCCGTACGCGACATCGCCGCGGAGACGGGAGCGCGGATCGAGACCGTCGCCCTGCACACCGACGTCGACCGCGCCGCCGCCTTCGTCCGCGAGGCCGACCTCGCCTACGACCTCGGCCCCGCGTCCGCGCGCCCCTACCTCGACCTCAAGGCGCTGGAGCGCGCACTGGTGGAGACCGGCGCCGACGCCGCATGGGTCGGCTGGGGCTTCGTCGCCGAAGACCCCGCCTTCGCCGAGTTGTGCGAGCAGATCGGGGTGGCCTTCGTCGGGCCCGGCGCCGATGCCATGCGCCGACTCGGCGACAAGATCGGCGCGAAGCTCATCGCCGAGGAGGCCGGCGTACCGGTCGCGCCGTGGAGCCGCGGCCCCGTCGAGACCCTGGAGGACGCCCGGGCCGCGGCCGCGGCCACCGGCTACCCGCTGATGCTGAAGGCGACCGCGGGCGGCGGCGGGCGCGGCATCCGGGTCATCACCGACGAGAGCGAGCTGGACGACGCCTTCGAGCGCACCAGCCAAGAGGCGGCGCGGGCCTTCGGCAGCGGCGTCGTCTTTTTGGAGCGGCTGGTCACCGGCGCCCGCCACGTCGAGGTGCAGGTGATCGCCGACGGCCAGGGCAGTGCCTGGGCGCTGGGGGTGCGCGACTGCTCGGTGCAGCGGCGCAACCAGAAGATCATCGAGGAGTCGGCCTCGCCGGTGCTGCGCCCCGAGCAGGCGGCCGAGCTGAAAGCCTCGGCCGAACGCCTGGCCCTGGCCGTGGGCTACCGCGGCGCCGCCACCGTGGAGTTCCTGTACCACCCCGGCGAGGAGCTGTTCGCGTTCCTGGAGGTCAACACCCGCCTGCAGGTCGAGCACCCCATCACCGAGTCCACCACGGGCTTCGACCTGGTCAAAGCGCAGCTGCAGGTGGCCTCGGGCGCCAAGCTGGAGGGCGGGCCGCCCCAGGAGCGCGGCCACGCCATCGAGGCCCGGCTCAACGCCGAGGACCCCGACCGCGACTTCGCGCCCTCCCCCGGCCGCATCGCCCGGCTGGAGCTGCCCGCCGGGCCGGGGGTGCGCGTCGACACCGGTGTGGCCGAGGGCGACACCATCCCCACCGATTTCGACTCGATGATCGCCAAGATCATCGCCTACGGGCGCGACCGCGACGAGGCGCTGGGCCGGCTGCGCCGGGCGATGGCCCAGACCACGGTGATCATCGAGGGCGGCGCGACCAACAAGAGCTTCGTGCTCGACCTGCTGGAGCGGCCCGAGGTCGTGGGCGCCCAGGCCGACACCGGCTGGATCGACCGCGTCCGCGGCCAGGGCGGGCTCGTCTCGCACCGCCACTCCGCCGTCGCGCTGGCCGCCGCCGCGATCGAGGCCTACGAGGAGGAGGAACGCGTCGAGAAGCAGCGGCTGCTGTCGACGGCGTTCGGCGGGCGCCCGCAGGTGCAGCACGAGAGCGGCCGCCCGCTGGATCTGAAGCTGCGCGGCGTCGGCTACCGCGTGCGCATCGCCCGCATCGGGGCGCACCGCTTCCGTATCGGGGTCGAGGCGGGCGAGGCTGTGCGCTCCGCCGACGTCGAGCTGGAGCGCTTCGACCGCCACACCGGCCAGATCACCGTCAACGGCACCCGCTACCGCCTGCTGACCGACACCCACGGGCCCACCCACCTGGTCGAGGTGGACGGGGTGACGCACCGCGTCAGCCGCGATGAGGGCGGCGTGCTGCGCTCGCCCGTGCCCGCGCTGGTGGTGGCGACCCCGCTGCAGGTCGGCGCCGAGGTCGAGGCGGGGGCGCCGGTGCTGGTGCTGGAGAGCATGAAGATGGAGACGGTGCTGCGGGCGCCGTTCAAGGCGCGGCTGAAGGAATGCCTGGTCTCGGTGGGCGGCCAGGTGGCCACCGGCGCCCCGCTGCTGCGTCTGGAGCCGCTCGCCGACGACGCCGCCGAGGAGGCCGAGGACGCCGGCGCCGTCGAGCTCGACCTGCCCGAGGCCGCCGGTGAGGCTCCCCTGAAGGAGCAGCTCGCCCGCGGCCGCGAGGACCTGCGCAGCCTGCTGCTGGGCTTCGACGGCGACCCCCACGACGACGGCCGCCTGCTGGAGGACTACCTCGCCGCCCGCCGGGAGGCCGCCGCGCAGGACCGGCGGCCGCTGGCCGAGGAGGTGGAGCTCGTCGGCGTCTTCGCCGACATCGCCGAACTGAGCCGCAACCGCCCCGCCGGCGAGGACGGCGGCGGCGACACCCGCGTGCACAGCCCCCGGGAGCACTTCCACACCTACCTGCAGAGCCTGGATGTGGAACGCGCCGGGCTGCCCGAGGCGTTCCAGGCCAAGCTCGCCACGGCGCTGGGCCACTACGGCGTCGCCGACCTGGAGCGCTCCCCCGAGCTCGAGTCCGCGGTGTTTCGGATCTTCCTGGCCCAGCAGCGCATCGGCGCCGACGCCGCGGTCGTTGCGGCGCTGCTGCGTACGTGGCTGCGCGAGCCGCCGCCGGACGCGACGCTGCGCGAACCCGTGGGCCTGGTGCTGGAGCGGCTGGTGGCCGCCACCCAGGTCCGCTTCCCCGTGGTGGCCGACCTCGCGCGCGGCGTGGTCTTCGCCTGGTTCGGCCAGCCGCTGCTGCGCCGCAACCGCGCCCGCGTCTACGCCGACGTCCGCAAGCACCTGCGCCACCTGGACGCCGATCCCCACGCGCCCGACCGCGCCGAGCGCATCGCCGAGATGGTGGCCAGCACCGAACCGCTGGTGCGGCTGCTCGGGCGGCGCCTGGAGCGCGACGACCTGGACAACGCGGTCATGCTCGAAGTGCTCACCCGGCGCTACTACGGCAACAAGGGCCTGACCGGCGTGCGCACCGCCGAGGCCGCCGGCTGCACGTTCGTGGTCGCCCACCGCGCCGGCTCCTGCGTGGCCTCGGCCGCGGTCGGCTTCGAGGCGCTGGGCAGCGCGCTGCGCGGCCTGGCGGAGCTGGCCCGTACCGAGGACGCCGTCGACGCCGACATCTACCTCGCCTGGGAGAACCAGCCCGCAGACGCCGACGCGATGGCGGCCGCGCTGCAGGAGGCCGTCGACGCCCACCCGCTGCCCGAGCGGGTGCGCCGCGTCACCGCCACCGTCGCCGGCAGCCGCGGCGCGGTGATGCACCACCACTTCACCTTCCGCCATTCGGCCTCGGCAATGTCGGAGCAGCGGCTCATCCGCGGCCTGCACCCCTACATCGCGCAGCGCATGCAGCTGGAGCGGCTGCACAAGTTCGACCTCACCCGGCTGCCGTCGTCGGACGAAGAGGTCTACCTGTTCCAGTGCGTGGCGCGCGACAACCCCTCCGACGACCGCCTGGTGGCGTTCACCCAGGTGCGCGACCTGACCGAGCTGCGCGAGCACGACGGCCGGCTGGTGGCGCTGCCCACGGCCGAGGACGCCGTGGCCGCCTGCCTCGACGCGATCCGCCGGGCGCAGTCGCGGCGGCCGCCGAAGAAGCGGTTCAACACCAACCGCATCGTGGTCTACGTGTGGCCGCCCAGCGACCTCACCCGCGCGGAGCTGGAGACCATCGCCGGGCGCGTGCTGCCCACGACCGCCGGCGCCGGGCTGGAGGAGATCGAGTTCATCGCGCGCCAGCGCGACCGCGCCACCGGCGAACTCGCCAAGATCGCCGTGCGCGTCTCCTTCGACGCGGCCGGCGGCAGCGAACTGACCGTCGGAGAGCCCTCCGAGGAACCCGTCGAGCCGCTCGACGACTACCGCCAGAAGGTGCTGCGCGCCAGCAGCCGCAACACCGTCTACCCCTACGAACTGGCGAAGCTGCTCGGCGAATTCGCCGAATACGACCTCGACGACGACGGCGCGCTCTCCCCCGTCGAGCGGCCCAAGGGCGCCAACACCGCCGGGATCGTGACCGGCGTGGTCACCACCCCCACCGGGCGCCACCCGCAGGGCGTCACCCGCGTGGTGCTCATGGGCGACCCGACCAAATCGCTGGGCGCCCTGTCGGAGCCGGAGTGCCGCCGCGTGATCGCCGCCCTGGATCTGGCCGAGCGGATGGGGGCGCCGCTGGAGTGGTACGCGCTGTCGGCCGGCGCGCGGATCTCCATGGACTCGGGCACCGAGAACATGGACTGGGTGGCCGCGGCGCTCAAGCGCATCGTCGAGTTCACCCAGGACGGCGGCGAGATCAACATCGTGGTCGCCGGCATCAACGTCGGCGCGCAGCCCTACTGGAACGCCGAAGCGACCATGCTCATGCACACCAAGGGCATCCTGGTCATGACGCCGGACTCGGCGATGGTGCTGACCGGAAAGCAGTCGCTGGACTTCTCCGGGGGTGTCTCCGCCGAGGACAACTTCGGCATCGGCGGCTACGACCGGGTCATGGGCCCCAACGGCCAGGCCCAGTACTGGGCGCCCAACCTGGCCGGTGCGCGCGACGTGCTGATGTCGCACTACGCCCACACCTACATCGCCCCCGGCGAGGAGGCGCCGCGGCCGGCGGCGACCACCGACCCGCGCGGACGCGACGTCTCCGACTTCCCGCACACCGCCGAGGGCAGCGACTTCACATCCGTCGGCGAGATCTTCTCCGCCCAGGCCAACCCCGACCGCAAGAAGCCCTTCGACATCCGCACGGTGATGCGTGCGCTGTCGGACCAGGACCACCCGGCGCTGGAGCGCTGGGCGGGCATGGCCGACGCCGACACCGCGGCGGTCCAGGACGTGCACCTGGGCGGTATGCCGGTGTGCCTGCTGGGCATCGAGTCCCAAGCGGTGGCGCGGCGCGGCTTCCCGCCCACCGACGGGCCCGACGCCTACACCGCGGGCACGCTGTTCCCGCGCTCGTCGAAGAAGGCCGCGCGGGCCATCAACGCCGCCAGCGGCAACCGGCCGCTGGTGGTGCTGGCCAACCTGTCGGGCTTCGACGGGTCGCCGGAGTCGATGCGCAAGCTGCAGTTGGAGTACGGCGCCGAGATCGGGCGCGCCATCGTGAACTTCCGCGGGCCCATCGTGTTCTGCGTCATCTCGCGGTACCACGGCGGCGCGTTCGTGGTGTTCTCCAAGGCGCTCAACCCGAACATGACCGTGCTGGCGCTGGAAGGCTCCTATGCCTCGGTGCTGGGCGGAGCCCCAGCGGCCGCGGTGGTGTTCTCCGGCGACGTCGGCTCCCGCACCGCCGCGGATGCGCGCGTGCGGGAACTGGAGGCCCGCGTCGAGGAGGCATCGGGCACCGACCGCGCCGCGCTGAGCGCCGAGCTCGACGAGATGCGCACCTCGGTGCGCGCGGAGAAGCTCGGCGAGGTCGCCGCGGAGTTCGACCGCGTGCACGACATCCGCCGCGCGGTCGAGGTGGGCTCGGTGGATGCGGTGATCGGCGCCGCGGAACTGCGCCCCCGCATCATCGAGGCCATCGAGGCCCGGCTGGGCTGA
- a CDS encoding BTAD domain-containing putative transcriptional regulator, with protein MTSQATPVSLRVLGPLEARGADGPLALKGPRQRALLARLLVAGGRVVSLDGLVAALWPEWPPEGAVGAIRTFVADLRRALEPDRPPRGPARLLVTAAPGYALRMDPDALDARRFETAAGAGADLLGAGRSRAALDSLEQALALWRGPAYAEFAEESWARGEADRLEQLRLLAMERRAQALIGLDRAGEAAAELHEHVRAHPLRENAWHTLALALYRAGRQGDALEALRRARHRLAEDLGLDPGARLRALEADILAQAPGLGADAPPPAGPVRGPAPLRQPSAATSGAPARPFVGRTAELHALEDAAAAAAEGSRVVPVLIAGGAGQGKTALARALFRRLAEGGWATAWGDSPEHDGAPAVWAVERIAADLGAAGAPPATARSHPRRAEGSAAEPTPAARFSAQREGVALVAAAAEHGPVVLVADDLHRAAEETLDLLTAVAAEPLERPVLLVGAYRGDAIGPALAAALARLARREPVRLYLDGLSEEAVGELVACVAGRAADAATVGAIRRRSGGNPFYVRELARVFAEEGASALDAVPAGVGDVVRHRLAGLDDATRRLLRQAAVIGSEVETDVLAAVAGGGEAGLEAVEAAVEAGVLTQPDPRRLLFAHALLRDAVYAGVSGARRAHWHTAAAEAIQRLRPDDAASLAHHFARSAAPGADARAAHYGRVAAQRAEERFAPHEAARLWEETVAAYGRAGIGDERARLEAVMGLVRALAVTGRLADARNRRAEAVADAERLGDPELTARIVTAFDVPAVWPRNDDEDLSGRIAATCERTLAALPAHHEQLRARLLAALALELRGDTGPRGARAAREAEQTARRLADPALLAQALNAGFMQSFHRAGGARGRAAVGAELVELAAAEGLVAYEVLGRLVLLQAHAAMADFAEADRHAAAAQRLGERHEIGHVEVFIRWYGALRQAVSGSFEEAEAACRAAGARLAGTGMPGLQEGIVPLALLCLRLQTGRPAAAEEGADWGPYAPWAAALIRAEGSSRADVPPQAPVGLLDEALTCLRAHAAMAAGDREAMRHCYEHLLPAADELAGAGSGLLTLGPVAHCLGDLADALGRRGDAAEHYRHAARVADRARAPHWSDAAQAALARTA; from the coding sequence ATGACCAGCCAGGCGACACCGGTGTCGCTGCGCGTGCTGGGCCCGCTGGAGGCCCGCGGCGCCGACGGACCGCTCGCGCTCAAGGGGCCGCGCCAGCGCGCGCTGCTGGCGCGGCTGCTCGTGGCGGGCGGGCGCGTAGTCTCCCTCGACGGGCTCGTCGCCGCCCTCTGGCCCGAGTGGCCCCCCGAGGGCGCCGTCGGCGCGATCCGCACCTTCGTCGCCGACCTGCGCCGCGCGTTGGAGCCCGACCGGCCGCCGCGGGGCCCCGCCCGGCTGCTGGTGACCGCTGCCCCGGGCTATGCGCTGCGCATGGACCCCGATGCCCTGGACGCCCGCCGTTTCGAAACAGCCGCGGGTGCCGGGGCCGACCTGCTGGGCGCCGGGCGCAGCCGGGCGGCCCTGGACTCGCTGGAGCAGGCGCTGGCGCTGTGGCGCGGCCCGGCCTACGCCGAGTTCGCCGAGGAATCGTGGGCCCGCGGCGAGGCCGACCGGTTGGAGCAGTTGCGCCTGCTGGCCATGGAGCGGCGCGCCCAGGCGCTGATCGGCCTGGACCGGGCGGGTGAGGCCGCCGCGGAACTGCATGAGCACGTCCGAGCCCATCCGCTGCGGGAGAACGCCTGGCACACCCTGGCCCTGGCGCTGTACCGGGCGGGCCGCCAAGGCGACGCGCTGGAGGCCCTGCGGCGGGCGCGCCACCGCCTCGCCGAGGACCTGGGCCTGGACCCCGGGGCGCGGCTGCGGGCGCTGGAGGCCGACATCCTCGCCCAGGCACCCGGGCTCGGCGCCGATGCACCCCCTCCGGCCGGGCCCGTGCGCGGTCCGGCGCCGCTGCGGCAACCGTCCGCCGCGACGAGCGGGGCCCCGGCGCGGCCCTTCGTCGGCCGCACCGCCGAACTGCACGCGCTGGAGGACGCCGCCGCGGCGGCAGCCGAGGGTTCCCGGGTGGTGCCGGTGCTGATCGCCGGCGGCGCCGGGCAGGGCAAGACCGCCCTGGCCCGCGCCCTGTTCCGGCGCCTGGCCGAGGGCGGATGGGCCACCGCCTGGGGCGACAGCCCCGAGCACGACGGTGCGCCCGCGGTGTGGGCCGTCGAACGCATCGCCGCCGACCTCGGTGCCGCCGGCGCCCCGCCCGCGACAGCGCGATCCCACCCGCGGCGTGCGGAGGGCTCCGCCGCTGAACCGACCCCCGCGGCCCGGTTCAGCGCCCAGCGCGAGGGCGTCGCGCTGGTGGCGGCGGCCGCCGAACATGGCCCTGTCGTGCTGGTGGCCGATGACCTGCACCGCGCCGCCGAGGAGACCCTGGACCTGCTCACCGCCGTGGCGGCCGAGCCGCTGGAGCGCCCGGTGCTGCTGGTGGGCGCCTACCGCGGCGACGCGATCGGCCCGGCCCTGGCCGCTGCGCTCGCCCGGCTGGCCCGCAGGGAACCCGTCCGGTTGTACCTGGACGGGTTGTCCGAGGAAGCCGTCGGCGAGCTGGTGGCCTGCGTCGCCGGGCGCGCGGCCGACGCCGCGACCGTCGGCGCGATCCGCCGCCGCAGCGGCGGCAACCCCTTCTACGTGCGCGAACTCGCCCGCGTCTTCGCCGAGGAGGGCGCATCGGCCCTCGACGCGGTCCCGGCGGGGGTGGGCGACGTGGTCCGCCACCGCCTGGCCGGGTTGGACGACGCGACCCGCCGCCTGCTGCGCCAGGCCGCCGTGATCGGCAGCGAGGTGGAGACCGACGTGCTCGCAGCCGTCGCCGGCGGCGGCGAGGCCGGGCTTGAGGCTGTGGAGGCCGCGGTCGAGGCCGGGGTCCTCACCCAGCCCGATCCGCGCCGACTGCTTTTCGCTCACGCTCTGCTGCGCGACGCCGTCTACGCGGGTGTTTCGGGCGCGCGGCGGGCGCACTGGCACACGGCGGCCGCGGAGGCGATCCAGCGGCTGCGCCCCGACGACGCCGCGTCGCTGGCCCACCACTTCGCCCGCTCGGCCGCCCCCGGCGCTGATGCCCGCGCCGCCCACTACGGCCGCGTCGCCGCGCAGCGGGCCGAGGAACGCTTCGCCCCCCACGAGGCCGCCCGGCTGTGGGAGGAGACCGTGGCCGCCTACGGCCGCGCCGGCATCGGCGACGAGCGGGCCCGGTTGGAGGCGGTCATGGGCCTGGTGCGGGCGCTGGCGGTGACCGGGCGCCTGGCGGATGCGCGCAACCGCCGCGCCGAGGCCGTCGCCGACGCCGAGCGATTGGGCGATCCCGAACTCACCGCCCGCATCGTGACGGCCTTCGACGTGCCGGCCGTGTGGCCCCGAAACGACGACGAGGACCTCTCCGGGCGCATCGCCGCCACCTGCGAACGCACCCTGGCGGCCCTGCCCGCCCACCATGAGCAGCTGCGCGCCCGCCTGCTCGCCGCCCTGGCCCTGGAGCTGCGCGGCGACACCGGGCCGCGCGGTGCGCGCGCCGCCCGCGAGGCCGAGCAGACCGCGCGGCGCCTGGCCGATCCCGCGCTATTGGCCCAAGCCCTCAACGCAGGCTTCATGCAGTCCTTCCACCGCGCCGGCGGGGCGCGCGGCCGTGCGGCCGTGGGCGCCGAACTCGTCGAGCTCGCCGCGGCCGAGGGACTGGTCGCCTACGAGGTACTGGGGCGCCTCGTGCTGCTTCAGGCCCACGCCGCCATGGCCGACTTCGCCGAGGCCGACCGCCACGCCGCCGCTGCCCAGCGCCTCGGCGAGCGCCACGAGATCGGGCACGTGGAGGTGTTCATCCGCTGGTACGGCGCGCTGCGCCAAGCCGTGTCGGGCAGCTTCGAGGAGGCCGAGGCCGCCTGCCGGGCCGCGGGCGCACGGCTGGCCGGCACCGGCATGCCGGGGTTGCAGGAGGGGATCGTGCCGCTGGCCCTGCTGTGCCTGCGGCTGCAGACCGGGCGGCCCGCCGCGGCCGAGGAGGGCGCCGACTGGGGCCCCTACGCCCCCTGGGCCGCCGCGCTGATCCGCGCCGAGGGTTCCAGCCGAGCCGATGTGCCCCCACAGGCGCCGGTCGGCCTGCTCGACGAGGCGCTGACCTGCCTGCGCGCGCACGCCGCCATGGCCGCCGGCGACCGGGAGGCGATGCGGCACTGTTACGAGCACCTGCTGCCCGCCGCCGACGAACTGGCCGGGGCGGGCAGCGGGCTGCTCACTCTGGGACCGGTCGCCCACTGCCTCGGCGACCTGGCCGATGCCCTGGGCCGCCGCGGGGATGCGGCCGAGCACTACCGCCACGCCGCGCGTGTGGCCGACCGCGCCCGGGCGCCGCACTGGAGCGACGCCGCGCAGGCGGCGCTGGCGCGAACGGCATGA
- a CDS encoding alpha/beta fold hydrolase, translating to MQPGISGFDYRQVSVAEGVRLNTAVGGSGPAVVLLHGFPQTHLMWRHVAADLAADHTVICPDLRGYGDSDKPAEDGGAYAKRTMAADVVALARALGHDRFALAGHDRGALVAVRAGLDHPQAVTRLAALDVLPTLDMWEALHGRAGAVGFHLYLMAQPPGLPEELIGAAPDAFFGHFLQVWGRDPAAIPPEVRETYLAKSRAAVASIVADYRASAGIDVEHDEADRRAGNRLAMPVAVLQQDWGAALGYDAAALWRAWAGDLRHSTVDCGHFMAEEAPTQVVGALRELLSS from the coding sequence GTGCAACCCGGAATCAGCGGATTCGACTACCGGCAGGTGAGCGTGGCCGAAGGCGTGCGGCTGAATACGGCCGTGGGCGGGTCCGGCCCGGCCGTCGTGCTGCTGCACGGCTTCCCCCAGACCCACCTGATGTGGCGGCACGTGGCCGCCGACCTGGCCGCCGACCACACCGTCATCTGCCCCGACCTGCGCGGCTACGGCGACAGCGACAAGCCCGCCGAGGACGGCGGCGCCTACGCCAAGCGCACCATGGCCGCCGACGTCGTCGCGCTGGCCCGCGCGCTGGGCCACGACCGCTTCGCGCTGGCCGGCCACGACCGCGGCGCCCTGGTGGCGGTGCGCGCCGGGCTGGACCATCCGCAGGCGGTCACCCGTCTGGCGGCGCTGGACGTGCTGCCCACGCTTGACATGTGGGAGGCGCTGCACGGCCGGGCCGGGGCCGTGGGGTTCCACCTCTACCTGATGGCCCAGCCACCCGGGCTGCCCGAGGAGCTGATCGGGGCGGCACCCGATGCGTTCTTCGGCCACTTCCTCCAGGTGTGGGGGCGGGACCCGGCGGCGATCCCGCCCGAGGTGCGCGAGACCTACCTGGCCAAGTCGCGCGCGGCGGTGGCCTCGATCGTCGCCGACTACCGGGCCTCGGCCGGAATCGACGTCGAGCACGACGAGGCCGACCGGCGGGCGGGCAACCGGCTGGCCATGCCGGTGGCGGTGCTGCAGCAGGACTGGGGGGCGGCGCTGGGGTACGACGCCGCCGCGCTGTGGCGGGCCTGGGCAGGCGACCTGCGCCACTCCACCGTCGACTGCGGCCACTTCATGGCCGAGGAGGCGCCGACGCAGGTGGTGGGGGCGCTGCGGGAACTGCTGAGCTCCTGA
- a CDS encoding DoxX family protein has translation MNLALWIVTALLAAAYLVGGAGKMIVSKERLAAFPSARWAEDFSAGAVKTIGALEVLAAVGLVLPAVLGIAPILVPLAALGLVMIMTGAVITRLRRREPRAVVADLVYLVLAAFVAWGRFFVEPFTG, from the coding sequence ATGAACCTCGCGTTGTGGATCGTCACCGCACTACTGGCCGCGGCCTACCTGGTCGGCGGCGCCGGCAAGATGATCGTCTCGAAGGAAAGGCTCGCCGCTTTCCCCAGCGCACGGTGGGCCGAGGACTTCAGCGCCGGCGCCGTCAAGACCATCGGAGCCCTGGAAGTGCTGGCCGCGGTGGGCCTGGTCCTGCCCGCCGTGCTGGGCATCGCGCCGATCCTGGTGCCACTGGCCGCCCTCGGCCTGGTGATGATCATGACCGGCGCGGTGATCACCCGCCTCCGCCGTCGCGAGCCCCGGGCCGTGGTGGCAGACCTGGTCTATCTCGTCCTGGCCGCCTTCGTCGCGTGGGGCCGCTTCTTCGTCGAACCCTTCACCGGCTGA